Genomic segment of Salvia splendens isolate huo1 chromosome 12, SspV2, whole genome shotgun sequence:
TTTGCTTAATTTACATCTCATAAAAATTGGAatatatacaaattaaaattcaatcatCTACCTTATCAATTTTGCCTGTGGAATTGAAAAAAATGCTAATAATAAGGTTACACATTCTATCAATCTATCTATCTGATCAATTATGAAAAGTAAACGTTGATTTtgttcaatttatttatatttttactaatttaattcaattaaaaacaGATGGTCAGCCATTGCTGAGCACTTTCCCGGGCGAACCGACAATGACATCAAGAACTACTGGCACGCCCACATACACAAAAGCAAGGGCCGCCGCAACGGCACCTGCGCCCGTGTGACTAGAGAGATCAAGACCCACAATCTGGCCCAGGAAGAGCTATCTTCCGACAGCAACTCTAGTACTATAACAAACTGTCTGAATCAAAACACAACTGCATTTTCCGAGGTTGTCTTCAGCCAACCTGCGGAAAACATAGGTGTTTTCGAGTCGAATGCAGATTCCTATTTCAATCATGGGGGGAGCTTTATTGAGCAAGATTATTTTGATGGGATGGAGGAGGATAATATCATGTTTTTACTAAGTGATTACTCAGATGTGGGGGTTGCTTCTTGGGATTTCAGTGCTACATTTGAACAAGACTTCAACAAAATATTTGGTGATTACTATGGAAAGTAGAAGTATGATTGAGGTATCTACATATATAAGAGCAACAAGTCCTTTATCATATATAAGGCAATTGTGTGTAGTTGGTTGTGTTTGAAGTATCCCTTAATAAGTTGCTCATGGGAATCTTGAGGAGTATTTGTGTTTTTGTTGTAATATACGATTTGGGTGTCTTGCATCATGTGGTTTATGTGTTCTCTTAAAACTATCAATGTTCTCTATGTTTGTAATGATATGGTATTGTTGTGTAAATTAGTGATTTTATGCGTTGTGTGTGTTGAATTAGAGAATATGGTTGAAACATTTATATTTCATTGTTTGACGTTGTTATACTACAAAGTTCTGTTCATAGGTGGCATTCGATACGATAGATGAGATAATACTAAGATTCAAAATGAGAATAGACTTTATTTTGGATTAAATTAGTCATAGGGGTGGACCATGTGAAAGATGAGAGATGGTTTAACGCCGGATAAAGTGTAATCTAAGCACTTTGAAGATTTCTTTTCCTCTGTAACGCTCTCATCTAATTAAGTGTCGGGATCATCGAAACTTAACTTGTTGAGAAATTACGGAAAATTGTTTGGgtaaaatcaaacattttgtAAGGTTGTGGGGGGTTAATagaatgatattttatttacatataATTATGGTAGTGTCCTTGGTTTCCAAAGGGTTGCATTTTTAGTCTCTTAATACCTAATTGAcatatactattaattattggaaCAAGGTAAAAGATACCATATGTGATCCACGTTTGCAGACAGTAACAAGTTAAAATGATGAAATAAGCTATGTTTAGAGCAGTTAGAAATTtggtgtgtttgttttttaggGAAGGGGTGTTAAAAACGTGTGtgtgattataaaattttatgtaaGGATATTTATTTAATGAATTATCTGCTTTTGAGGATAAGTGACGTAGTTTTGTTGACGTCATTATCAGttgttagtaaaaaaaatagcacacgaattttaataaattggtACTTAGTGACATTATTGtccatttatttaattgtttaaatGAACTATACAAGTTTAATTTGCCTATTACAATCTTAAATGgtggatttttttaaattttttttatcaactaacttgttaaaagtttaaaaaaattacaaaaataagaTGAGATTCcagtttataaaaaaaaagaaaattttagtAAGCggagaaagcaattaaattatTTGGTCAACGTGGTCAAATAGTCAATTCGATCAATTTTGTCAGTCGAAATGCAGTTAAGTGTGAAATCCTTTTTTTCCAACGcgtttaatttaaataattagccGACTCGTGTTTACTCAGTGTATTTCCTAAATTTATtgcaaataaattattttaatataaacatATATTATTTCAAATCTACTTTGTATTATATATACATAGAATTTCAATATTTTGGTTTGTAGATTacgaataattttaaaaatgagtcgagtatttaaattatatatatcacccttttggtgaatttttttgAGATTTACATGATTCAAATATATGTAAATTTGTAAGGAGTTGAATCATACTAACTGGATTTATTCTACTAAAAATACACCATCtgtattaaattgtttcttttcCGAGTCAAAAAGATTTCTCCACGTGAAATATTCTAGAAAGCAAACGTTTTGTAGTAAAAAGCATGATTTTGTAAATTGTCGTGTAATGACACACATTACTCGTAAGTGTGGACAATGCAAAACACTGGAAATTCCTACTGATATGatgtaaaattattaattaaaaatcattaattaatgCTAATTAAGCTTTCCTAAAGACAGTCTTGAATAGCATCAGTCAAAGATAGGGAAAAACTTTTTGAATTGAATGAAATTTTAGTGAAATAGTATACATTTTTGAAGTGACTTgatatagtggaggtcgtgacTCGTGTGCCTCGTGGCTCCACCCTATATATAATTTGTTACACATAGTTGAAGGTACAAtataattcaattcaattcaattcaattttgaATATAATTTCATCTAAATTATCTGAAATTAAAGTATCATCTAGTTGGACCAAACCACGGGAATAAAgaattttcaattaaaaatcTACTTTTATTATATGAGAATTATTTAATAAGTTATCGAtctaaaaaaatttcaatttataattatacataacCTAATATGCATGCGTAGAAATTTTTGGTCATATTAAGTGAGATGGAGGAAGTACATTTTTTTCGCATTACCACAATTTATAGAAGCCAATTTTTCTATAGAAAGTGTTCAAATAGTCAAAATGATAAAACAAATATGCAGTCAATAGTGACTATAGTCTATATATGaacacaattttaatttttttttcttgttcacACGTGTCGTAATGTCattttcaataaattattttttttgctttGAACAAATGTatcatttaataaattataggCCAAGAGTTATGTGTGTCGCTTGTTTTATTTGGATGACTAGGTCTTTGTCTCTGTCGTGGGTGGAGAACATTTATCACGGTAGAAAAACTATTGGGTTAGATTTAATTTATCCAAGATATACTATTGTTGTcaaatttcatccgccaaaaatGTCTAGACCTTACTCTAAATTCggcaaaaataattaaaaaataatcttaaaTTCGAGACATTACTAAATCACTAAAAAATAGATCCAATTTGCAACACTACCCAtcttcaaaatttaaatttgaaataaaaataatctcaACAAAACCTAACCATACATTATTAATGTGGATATTTTTGTGAACTCATTACTCCAAGAACAAAACTACCAAAATTCCTTAAAATTAAGGAAACAAAGTAAATTATGTCGAAAGCGACGTACGTAACTTTAGAAGTCTCCTTGTTCCtactaaataattatttatataaaatgttcATCATGTTTTTACAATAACCATTTTACTATCCCAAAGTTCCATCTTCCTACGTTCTTTCCCGTTgtcccctttctctctctctatatatatatacataaacacTGAGCTTCCTTTCTCACACATCACTCATAATTTATAACAACTgaaacaaaacacacacacacacacaaagggaaaaacaaagaacaaaaaGAGATGGTGAGGCCACCTTCTATTGACAGCAATGGAATGAAGAAGGGTGCTTGGAGTCAAGACGAGGACGAAAAGTTGAAGACTTACATCGAGAAATATGGTCACTGGAATTGGAGATTGCTCCCGAGATATGCCGGTGAGTAAATTATTAATCGGGCTTGTTGATATACCTTGTATAGCAGATGTTGACGTCAAGTCAGCATCTGCCAAATTAGGGCAAGTTAAGTGACTGATCACTTCACTTCCCTTCTAATAATATAGTAAGAGTCAGTTTAGTCGCGACCTTCTCTTGAATTCTTGGAAGCTTCCGCCTAATTTGAAGATTCAAACCCTAGATTAGTTAATTAGAAGAGGGAAGAATCCATTTTCTTATAACATATGAATACAAAATTCAACTCAATTAAGTCAATTTATAGTAGTTTTggcttttaattttttatgtaaatAATTATTTAGCCATTATTTAAGTATACCTACAgaaaattccaattttttcatGGTGGAAATTTATGCATTTTTCTTGATTAGGCCTGAAGAGATGTGGGAAGAGCTGCAGATTGCGATGGGTGAATTACTTGAAACCAGGACTCAAGAGGGGGAATTTCAGCGAGGAAGAGCAACAGCTCGTCGTTGAATTGCACGCGGAGCTCGGAAACAAGTAACGACTCGTGTTTCACTTCATCGATACGCGTGTTTTAAAAAAAGTCAAACTAATAATCTGACCATTGTAATAATTAATTAGGTGGTCCGCCATCGCAGTAAAGCTGCCTGGCAGAACAGACAACGAGATCAAGAACTTCTGGCACACACATATCGAGAAACGGCGCAATCCAAATCGCGCATCTACAAACCCTAATAATGCAAACACAATTTCTATCATAGAAAAAACTGATTCCTCGGAAATTACTTCTCTCTCTACGAATTCATCGCAACACGATCTTGAATCGTTGCTGTCCAGTATACTCGAGGCAGATGCTGCTCTTACCGACCGTTTCGGATCATCCTATGGAAGCTTCTGGAATGAGCCATCCAATGCTTCGAATTCGGAGATTTGTATGTCCAATGTTAATTACTAAGAGTTATAAATAATCAAGTGGTTATGATGTTTAAttgtaattgaaaaaaaaataaaattaaatgataatttgGGAGTTTGTGTGATTTAATTACTCAATTGGCGAAAAAAATTACCTTGGTTCGAATTCGAAAGAAAAGTAAACATACCAACAGATATAAGAGCCCAAGCTTTAATTTAAGATagataaaaaataacaaaaacaaatCATTCAGAATTTATTGTCTCAAACTTGGCTGATGAAATTTAAACTTATAGGCccaaatgaataaaatatatgtaGTGGCAAATATACAACCTTTTGGTATCTGAAATAGTCCGAAAGTAATGCAGTTTAATTCTAATTTCAACTAATAGGCCCAAAATGATATATCATGGGgactaaatttatatttttaacgAATGAAAACATTTTGTGAAAATAATTTTGAGGCAATATTATCCAACACATGCATGTTTTTTAAGAAACAAACCTACATTTgagtttttagtaaaaaaaaactttatttttcGACATGTATGTATAAATGTGTTCGTGATTTGTATTATCAATTTCTAGGATTTTTCGAAAAATGTCCTCAACTTACGTTTTCTACAGAATTTGGCGACGAAACCTCTGAAAGTTGAGGgttttttataatgaaaattTAGGTTGGTgacatttttttgaaaaatactCGATTGGGAAGTGGTATTAGGATGAGGTATAATGTGATGTTATAGTATATGGCAATTTGATCGTAGagtgaaaataataaaagtcGGGGATACAAAACTATatgtttccattttttttatttctgagAAGAAAAACAGATCAAACCTTTATTTTCAAGAATTGTACATGTGACCTCTTTATAAGAACAATTACAAGACAAAATAGTTTTGAACCGAAATTTCAATCCTATCCACTTTCATCATTGAATCTTTATATGGCTGTCTAAATTTATGTTTGTTATTGTAAAGTTACTTTCAGCTACTGCctatagagatatcaaatgttggTACATAATTTATGTGACAACGAAATTTCATTTCTTATATTCGGGACCATCTCAAAATTGTTGGGATTacttagcaagaaacaaaaTAATGAGATAATAATGTGACTCATTCGAATGAAAAACTGCATATTATGACCACTAGGGGAGCTACATATGCATGCACAATCCGAACCGCACCGCCAGTTCGGAACCgacggttcatgaaccggaaccggaaccggcgccgACGGCTCGAATCCGATTGCGGTTCGGCAGTTCAAGCGGGTCAGTTCAGGTTCAGAAATATCGCGAACCGAAACCGTCGGTTCGCCGGttcataacattaaaaaaaattattatttataaaaaccaacttttatatataaaaatcaattttcacaaataaataaatacaataatttcataatagcccacatttatttgttgggcctaTGATTCTAtgaaccattcttggttgtttctgtTTTATAGAGACttccttgaatattttgtgtttcactttcaatgtgggacaaaatatgttgaaatattttcttgtataactacatgtttagatcattcattcatctttttccaatgtacgatacaaaactttcttttgttttctacttttctttattttttactacattttattattcactaactttatctttattttgttatgattcattttctaagacaaatttatagataataatagaatcaaatagaatagttcaattaaatttgaatattgcATGTTGCtcattatttgtatatttatagaatgtgggtgtgttcaaataataataataattggatttaaatgtgctcacttttaagaattctaagaaactattcttggttgtttctcttttatagagacatctttgaatattttttgtttcactttcaatgtgggacaaaatatgttgaagtattttcttttataactacatgttaagATCATTCATTCACCTTTTTCCAATGTGAGATACAaatctttcttttgttttatacttttctttattttttactacattttattattcactaactttatatttatttttgttatgattctttttctaagacaaatttatagataataatagcatcaactagaatagtttaagtaaatttgaatgttgcatgttgctaataatttgtatatttatagaatgtgaatgtgttcaaataattggatttaaatgtaagtatgttgctaattttgctcaatatattgattaaaatgtgaaaaaataacaattaatataattggtataataatgataaaaatagataactaaagaatgatttgtttagtggtataatatagtttatatatttatatattagtagtagactaatagtatgattttgtataatagttgttattctaatagatgtagtataatttatataaataaaattattatttgtgaatatattcttgatagataagaataaacaattattgagtaatatgatttctatatagataaataattattcatattatagttatcactagattaatacaatttgtataataattattctcttaatgtgtataatggCATTTATTTGTTAACATacacataaacttatacacaaacaaatcgataatgataaagaattaaagaataatactttatgtaattatatttgttgttaagttgtaataatagaagatagttaagatataaattaatataaataaagatgatggagatgtatcatgtagttataaataaggagttttataccacattgaaagaaagagcaacTCATCCAAGAACATATagctataaaagagaatcatccaatacactctctttcaacccaaaggctcaagtccaacattaagtgtaaattgtaacttataagttgtgacttgtgacttGTAGTTTCGTCGaaataaacactaaaaagaGGAAAATAAATTGAACTGCCAAACCGGCTCGGAACTGGTGATTTTGGCCAAAAACCGGCTGTTTtttgaaccgaaaccgaaaccggAACTAGAACTGCcaggacccttggcgggccggttcatgGATATggtgaacctgaaccggcgaTTTTTGAACCGTGCTCACACCTAATGCATGGTGGGGTGGGGGCTCCCATAAATTTGGAAACTTTCTagaattattttcataattttatagcatcaatttcaataaatattatttaattaattaagtttgtGAATTAGGGAATCTGTTTCATGCCAGAACTTTAGTCATATCCACTTTATTTtaagattaattaaaaatatatagtagtaataaaaataaatcttgCTATCTTACATAATTTATTTCAATTCCCAACGGCATAACGCtacaatttttgtattttttttatgtctaACGCGTCGACTTTGAATCATATAAAACACAGTATTTCACATGCTAATGTTGGTCGATTTTTAGTACCATGCAATGTTAATTTTATAGATTTACGttctcatttccattttttaaaaaaatcaaaattctagaAATATAATTCCTACCAAAATAAATTACTGATTAGCTCCCTCTCCAACACCGGAGTCGTACGTACAAAAACCGAAATACATGATAAATACTAACTCACATAACACCAACCTAGAGTTCGTACGTACAAAATCGAAATACACGATAAATACTAACGCTAATAAGTAAGCCAGATCACGAAAAAAGGCTCAACTAGAAAAAAGACATCGTtacaaccaaaaccaaaaccaaaccaaaccggGATGTGAAAAGACGAAAATACCCTTGCCCTTTCCAACtgtaggccacccgcaacgcgttacgcgggtggttCGAGTCCCGTCCCTCcgtgacgagacgggcgcgggacgcgttgcagcgtcccgtcccgTCACCATCCCGCCGAGACCCCCGTCACGCCGAGACAAcgcgcgagctgtctcgccaagCGCTTGCGCGACGTGGCACTCTCCGGGGCGATGCGtaacgcccactcgccggcccgcgagtgggtttcgtcacgctgacgcaataaatcatttttttaaaaaaattttgaatttaataaaaaaataaaattcaaaaacggtaatattaccgttcgaccgttttccctttttattttatttttttactctataaatactcctatttcatcctcatttcacacacaaatacacatctaatcctctcaaatcatctctctttccactccaattttTATGGTCaataatttgcattttaatttctaatattttaaattatgtcttttttatttattttgccacgaatttaattatgtattttttttaggattttaagttgtatttttattttatttaatgaagtgtgttttttattaattgaatttgttgtaaataaaaaaaaatgaaattgaatgaatagtaatttaagagacggttaagggacgaataagagatgaagggttgcaggttccgtcccttaattaagagatgaagtaaaaaagtatgGTGGagccatgaatagtaatttaagagacggttaaagAA
This window contains:
- the LOC121759107 gene encoding transcription factor MYB10-like, whose protein sequence is MVKPTSFDINGMKSGAWSEEEANKLRAYIHRFGHTNWWQLPVFAGLKRRGKSCRLRWVNYLRPGIRRGNFTKDEKHLIIELHDLLGKKWSAIAEHFPGRTDNDIKNYWHAHIHKSKGRRNGTCARVTREIKTHNLAQEELSSDSNSSTITNCLNQNTTAFSEVVFSQPAENIGVFESNADSYFNHGGSFIEQDYFDGMEEDNIMFLLSDYSDVGVASWDFSATFEQDFNKIFGDYYGK
- the LOC121758160 gene encoding transcription factor MYB14-like, producing MVRPPSIDSNGMKKGAWSQDEDEKLKTYIEKYGHWNWRLLPRYAGLKRCGKSCRLRWVNYLKPGLKRGNFSEEEQQLVVELHAELGNKWSAIAVKLPGRTDNEIKNFWHTHIEKRRNPNRASTNPNNANTISIIEKTDSSEITSLSTNSSQHDLESLLSSILEADAALTDRFGSSYGSFWNEPSNASNSEICMSNVNY